A window from Cryptomeria japonica chromosome 1, Sugi_1.0, whole genome shotgun sequence encodes these proteins:
- the LOC131032348 gene encoding photosynthetic NDH subunit of lumenal location 1, chloroplastic isoform X3, with product MVTLQNSPALPTKWSSCIPCQGTYLSRSSGIAYKRCIPSLLVVSAHTENGSILKHVGETGRRQVLIGAGASATSIFSRNISLAVEVPSGYEVYLDRQDGYSFIYPSNWRDYVFRGQDAAFKDVRKAMENVRLSFVPTDKKDIHDLGPPAVVIKKLIKDLLATPDQRTQIFNIKEEKATCSK from the exons ATGGTAACCCTGCAAAACTCACCTGCATTACCCACAAAATGGTCTTCATGCATTCCTTGCCAG GGTACTTACCTCAGTAGAAGCTCAGGCATTGCTTACAAAAGATGTATTCCATCCCTTCTTGTTGTTTCTGCACACACAGAGAATGGTTCAATTCTTAAACATG TAGGCGAAACTGGACGTAGGCAAGTGCTAATAGGGGCAGGGGCATCTGCTACAAGTATTTTCTCCAGAAACATTTCTTTGGCTGTTG AAGTGCCAAGTGGTTATGAGGTTTACTTGGACAGACAAGATGGATATTCTTTTATCTACCCATCGAATTGGAGG GATTATGTATTTCGAGGTCAGGATGCAGCCTTTAAAGATGTAAGAAAAGCTATGGAAAATGTAAGGCTTAGTTTTGTACCAACAGATAAAAAGGACATCCACGACCTTGGACCACCAGCTGTG GTTATAAAAAAGTTGATTAAAGATCTTTTGGCTACCCCCGATCAGAGAACACAGATTTTCAACATAAAAGAG